One Rhodospirillaceae bacterium genomic window, ACGAACACTGACATCGCCGTCGTAACCATGCAGGCAACAATCAGTCCACGCGTGGCGCCACTGAACGAATATCCAATGGTTAACTGAAGTGAGGTTAAGGGAGGCATCAGGGTATCAACGATGCTGCCTTGCATCTTTGCCGTCATGAGTGAGGAAGAAGTGTTGGCAAACGAGTTCTGTAAGATGGCCATGACAATCAGACCAGGGGCTAAAAATTCAAGGTAGGGAACACCCGCGACAATCCGCTCAGACCGGCCTAAGGCAACGGCAAACACCGTTAGAAATATGAGCGTCGTGATCACTGGGGCTAGAATCGTCTGCATACCGACATTAATGAAACGTCGTGATTCGCGAAGATATAATGTCCAGAGACCCAGCCAGCTGTATGTAGAAATCTGAGTATTCGCTGATGCCATGGGATGAATTGTCCTTATTTATTAGTACTTTAAAATTATCCAGCAGGATAATATCGAATTTGTTCGATACATGCTGATGCACGTGCAAAGATGGTGGCTCAATATTTTTAGCCAGCCACCGGAAGTCCAAACTTAGATGTTCTCCAAATTAATGAACAGCCCCCCGAGCACGGCTAGGGGCATGGGCTTCATGATCGGCGCGGTAATATTTCTTGTGACCATGAACGCGTGCGTCCGTGTCGTCACCTCGGAAATGGGAATGCACGCCTTCCAGGCCGCATTTTTTCGGATCACCATTGGGCTTTTACTCTTTCTGCCAGTCCTTATTTATTATCGTTTTGAACCTCTGAGGACGAAGCGACTAAAGATGCACGCTTGGCGTGGTGGATTGAACGCGTTTTGCATGTTGCTCTATTTCTATGGCCTTTCGGTATCTCCATTGGCGAAGGTCATCGCGATTACCTTCACGGCACCATTGTTTGCGACAGTGATGGGCGTTCTAATTCTTCACGAAATTATTCACGCTCGCCGAATTGTTGCGTTGATCATTGGTTTTATCGGCGCCTTTATAATCTTGCGACCGGGTATTGTGGAAGTAGATATTGGATCCGTGTCGATATTTGTTTCTGCTGCTCTTTGGGGCGGTACGATGATCATCATCAAGATTCTGGGGCGCACAGAATCTAGCCTGACCACCACCGCTTACGCGACTATATTCCTGACACCGTTTAGCTTGATCGCGGCAATTCCGTTTTGGCAATGGCCGACGGCAGAATTTTGGCCGTGGTTGTTCGTTATTGGGCTCTTGGGGACACTGGGGCAAATGAGCCTCGCCCAGGCCTTTAAGGAGGCTGATATAACAGTTGTGCTGCCACTCGATTTTACCAAATTGATTTGGGCCGCGATTCTTGGATTTTTGGTGTTTGGCGAGGTTCCTGATGTTTGGGTTTGGATTGGGGGGACAATTATTTTCGCGTCTACGACCTACATCGCCTTTCGAGAACGCAAAGGGGAACACAAGCCAAGTGATGGCCTAAATTAAGCCTTAATCTTGTAACGAAATCTTGATTGCGCCCGAAAGACTTTATCGATTGTGTAACTTGACCCGGGTGTTGAATTGGTCAATGATTTCCCCTATCGGGACGGGGGAGTCCCAATTCGACGATTTATAATGTGAAACTCTGAAAAGTTCTGATAGAGAACAAAATAACTAAGGGAGGATATCCATGAAGAAAGTTTTTGATCGCCGGACAGTTCTGCAAGGAACGTCGGCATTAGGTGCGGCGGCGCTGGCGTCGTCTCCGTTCGACGCATTTGGCATGGGCCATGGCAAATTCCCGTCGAAAGACATCAACATAATGGTTGGAACGCGCGAAGGCGGCGGTGCAGACCGTAACCAACGCTTAGTCACGACCGTATGGAAGAAGTACTTGAAAGTTAATTTCGAAGCTTCTTTCTATCCTGGTGCCGCCGGTCGTGTGGGCTACCAGAAATATATGGGCCTCGCCAAGGATGATGGCCATACGTTGCTGTTCGGCAACATGGGACCTGAGACATTGAACTGGGTTGTTTCCAAGCCTAAGGGCTTTAGCTTCCCTGGTGATTACGTCTACTTCAACCAAGTTGATCTTGATCCTAGTGTGTTCTTCGTACACAAGAAACGTGCGAAATTTAACACCATTGAAGAACTGATTGCTGAAGGCAAAAAGCGTACGTTGAACGTTGGTGTCAGCCGCTTGGCGCACCCAGCTTCATTGGGCGCTTTGGCGCTTGCCAAGCACCTTGGCCTCGACTTCAACCTCATTCCATTATCAGGTGGCAAGAACACTCGTAAGGGTGTTGCCTCTGGCGAAATGGACTTTGGCGCACTTCCTTCTGGCGGTATCGCACGGAAGTATAAGTCCTGGAAAACGCTGGTTACGTTCGACCTTAACAAGCCCACGGGTGACTATGCCAAGGCGCTCTATAACGCCCCAATGGTGAACCAAAAGTTCGGCATGCACCTGCCGGCCCTGGCATCGGCTCGCGCGTTTGCGGTGAAGACTTCGTTCACCAAGAAACATCCGGACCGTTATGCAAAGCTGATTGCCACCGGTAAGGCAACTATCGAGGATCCGGACTTCAAGAAAGCGGTTCTGAAAGCCAAACTTCCGTGGAACCTGATTAAATGGGGCACACCGGAAGATTGCGCAGCCTATGCCAAAGATATCATGGCGGTTGGCAGAGATTTCGCTGATTTGATGAGCAGCAAAAAGAAGTAGTAATCTAGCTCTTCTGTAAGTTCTACATTGAGGTGAGCGGCGTACCCTTGTATGGGTATGCCGCTCATTTCGTGTTTAAAAACAATTTAAGGAATTTTTGTAGATGGCTGAAAATAACCCATCTGGTGGGGCGGAACCAAAACCGATCGGTGCGGATTTAATCATTCCGGTCGCCGCAATAATCTTCACAATCTACTACATATCGACGATTATGAATATGAAGTGGGAAGCGCAGGTCAGTGCCTTTTTGGTTGGAGGTATCCTTTTCCTCCTTTGCACAATTTTCCTGATAAAGACATTTTTAGAGGTTCGGTCTGGCAAAGCGACGATGTCATTTGAGGCCTTGGCTAATCCGATTTCGGTCATTCCGAAGCGGGTCATGCTGTTTGGATTGACGCTGCTTTATATTCTCCTTGTGCCATACGGCGGTTTCACCATTGTGACATTCGGCTTCTTGGCTCTGGCAATGCTGGTGCTTTCGGAATGGCAAAACAAACGCTTCATCCTTGGCTTATCTGCTACGTTAGCGATTGGCGGATATATCCTGTTTATCGTTATTTTCAAGCGACGCTTCCCAGAAGGCCCCTTTGAAACCTTCGTAAATCCCATCGTTAAATCGATGTTGGGAGGTTGATATGGATCTTGATTTAGCCTTCTTCACAGGACTCTTTTTCGATACTTTTTTTAATTACTGGTGGGTAATCCTGCCGGCGATCTTTTTAGGAATTATTGTTGGCGCCATTCCTGGTTTCAGTGCCGCAAATACGATTATTATTCTGTTACCATTGACCTTGGCGATGGGCGAGGAAATGGGACTTATGTTCATGGTCGCGCTCTATTGCTCATCCAGGCTAGGGGCGGGAATTCCTGCAATTTTGGTGAATATTCCAGGGACCGCGGGTGCTGCTGCGACGCCACTTGATGGGTATCCATTGACCCAAAAAGGCATGGGACCGCAAGCACTCTCGATCTCGTTTGTCTCCTCGAATATTGGCGGATTGCTGACCACGATCGTGGTGTTGTTCACCATGCAGTACATCATTGAATTGGTCTATGTGCTGCACTCGGTTGAAATGATCGTCATCATGCTGTTCGGCATTTCACTGATCGCCACCATTGCGGCCAAAGATACTCTCAAAGGTCTGATCGCGGGCTTCTTCGGCTTGATGATCGGCTATATCGGTGCGGACGTAATTTACGAGACGCCACGTGGCACTTTCGGGTTCTTGGAATTGTACGACAAAGTACCTCTGATCCCGGCCTTGGTCGGTCTGTTTGCCATTTCCGAAGCGTTCTTAATCATTGAGCGTAAATCGATCTTGTCCAAAGCCGGACAGGAGAAAATGATAAATTCGACTTGGGGAGATACCTTTGAAGGGGCCGGTATCGCATTTAAGCGCTGGTGGCATATTGTTTGGACGAGTCAAATCGGCCTCATTATTGGTGTTATTCCTGGTGCGGGTGCGGCCATTGCATCGTTCGTTGCCTATCAGCAATCCAAGACATTTTCCAAGACTCCGGAACTTTATGGCACGGGCCATTACGAAGGTCTGATCGCGCCAGAATCCGCGAACAATGGGGTGACGTCGGGAACGCTGGTACCGCTTCTCGTGATTGGTATTCCAGGTGGTGCCACGGCGGCAATTATGCTGGTTGTGTTGCAGTATCACGGGACTACGGTTGGTCCTGATCTGTTCATGGAAAAACCTGAACTGGCCTACGGTGTGTTCACGGCGATGTTGCTGACCTATATGATGATGCTTCCGGCAGGGTTTCCACTGGCGCGCTATATGTCGCGGGTGACCATGGTGCCGACCAGGTACGTCACGCCGATCATCATCGCGTTTACGTTGGTAGGATCATTTGTGCCCCGCGGATACGTCTTCGATATGAACGTGGCATTGGTGTTCGGAATTATCGGCTATATCGCCCGCAAGACAGACTATCACGTTGCCGCAATTTTGATCGGCGTGATCTTGGGGCCCATGCTGGAGAACTTCTTCATCATCGCGCTTAGGATGTCGAAGGGCGATGTCATGACGATATTCTCGTCAACGACAGGCAATGTCCTTTGGGTCTGTTTGGTTCTTTCGTTGATCCTTCCTTACTTGAAGGAATGGCGAAAATCTCGAAAAGCTGATCGGGATGCCATCCATAAAGGGGAAGCGGCCGAACAAGGCGGAACCACCGAATAATAAACTTAAGGAGACTTGGGTATGCCGTTAGACGGTGATTTTAAACCCATAGCCAAGAACGTTACTCGCATCGGACACCTTGATCTGCCGGGCGCCGGTCAGATAGAAGTGCAGGGCGATTACGCCTACATCGGGCATATGGATCGTCCAAATGGGACGTCAATCTTGGACGTTTCTGATCCGAAGAACCCGAAGGTCGTTTCGACCATTGAGCCGCCTGACTATTCGCACACTCACAAGGTGCGAATTGCGGGTGACCTCATGTATACAAACGTGGAGATGGATAAGCGCCACGTTTTGCGTTTGGGCGATAAGCTGCCGGGTGTCCGCGCGGATTTTGAGAAAAAAAATGGTCGACCTGCAACGGATGAGGATTGCGCCAAAATCTTAGGTCGTTCGGTTGAAGAAATTCCTGCGCTTGATGAGGCCCGAGAACGTGGTTACGACGGTGGCGGCTGGCGGCTGTGGGATGTTGCTGATAAGGCAAACCCTAAGCTTCTTAGCTATACTAAGACCCACGGCTTTGGCACCCATCGCTTCGATGCAGATGAACGCTATGCGTATATCTCGACCGAGATGGAAGGCTTCGTTGGCAATATTTTGGTGACCTATGACTGCCAAGACCCGACCAAACCGGAAGAAGTCTCCCGCTGGTGGTTGCCGGGTCAGAACATCGGCGCCGGTGAAAAGCCGTGGTGGACCGGATATTCCCATCGACTCCACCATGCCATGCGTTTCGGTGACGAAATGTGGGCTGCTGTCTGGCAGT contains:
- a CDS encoding ABC transporter permease; translation: MASANTQISTYSWLGLWTLYLRESRRFINVGMQTILAPVITTLIFLTVFAVALGRSERIVAGVPYLEFLAPGLIVMAILQNSFANTSSSLMTAKMQGSIVDTLMPPLTSLQLTIGYSFSGATRGLIVACMVTTAMSVFVDFTLHSLPFVLFHAINAALMLSMLGMISGIWADKHEYNSAVTNFVIMPLSFLSGSFYSIERLPESFQTFAHLNPFFYLIDGFRYGFIGRSDSSLEMGIAAITGINIVLAIVCYRMFDTGYKLKP
- a CDS encoding DMT family transporter; translation: MIGAVIFLVTMNACVRVVTSEMGMHAFQAAFFRITIGLLLFLPVLIYYRFEPLRTKRLKMHAWRGGLNAFCMLLYFYGLSVSPLAKVIAITFTAPLFATVMGVLILHEIIHARRIVALIIGFIGAFIILRPGIVEVDIGSVSIFVSAALWGGTMIIIKILGRTESSLTTTAYATIFLTPFSLIAAIPFWQWPTAEFWPWLFVIGLLGTLGQMSLAQAFKEADITVVLPLDFTKLIWAAILGFLVFGEVPDVWVWIGGTIIFASTTYIAFRERKGEHKPSDGLN
- a CDS encoding tripartite tricarboxylate transporter permease, with protein sequence MDLDLAFFTGLFFDTFFNYWWVILPAIFLGIIVGAIPGFSAANTIIILLPLTLAMGEEMGLMFMVALYCSSRLGAGIPAILVNIPGTAGAAATPLDGYPLTQKGMGPQALSISFVSSNIGGLLTTIVVLFTMQYIIELVYVLHSVEMIVIMLFGISLIATIAAKDTLKGLIAGFFGLMIGYIGADVIYETPRGTFGFLELYDKVPLIPALVGLFAISEAFLIIERKSILSKAGQEKMINSTWGDTFEGAGIAFKRWWHIVWTSQIGLIIGVIPGAGAAIASFVAYQQSKTFSKTPELYGTGHYEGLIAPESANNGVTSGTLVPLLVIGIPGGATAAIMLVVLQYHGTTVGPDLFMEKPELAYGVFTAMLLTYMMMLPAGFPLARYMSRVTMVPTRYVTPIIIAFTLVGSFVPRGYVFDMNVALVFGIIGYIARKTDYHVAAILIGVILGPMLENFFIIALRMSKGDVMTIFSSTTGNVLWVCLVLSLILPYLKEWRKSRKADRDAIHKGEAAEQGGTTE
- a CDS encoding RNA polymerase subunit sigma-70 is translated as MPLDGDFKPIAKNVTRIGHLDLPGAGQIEVQGDYAYIGHMDRPNGTSILDVSDPKNPKVVSTIEPPDYSHTHKVRIAGDLMYTNVEMDKRHVLRLGDKLPGVRADFEKKNGRPATDEDCAKILGRSVEEIPALDEARERGYDGGGWRLWDVADKANPKLLSYTKTHGFGTHRFDADERYAYISTEMEGFVGNILVTYDCQDPTKPEEVSRWWLPGQNIGAGEKPWWTGYSHRLHHAMRFGDEMWAAVWQSGYRIIDITDMKNPKTVGEIPHPPVVEPSHTIMPIGDINGRRIAVGVEEEHMGFVHGQPHACMSVFDVTDLSDIQTVSTYHVQEMDSPYSRMENPRPGDRFGAHQFHEKPHGTLVFATWFCGGLRIVDLKNPKLPEEVGNFIPDPCGGFPTPQANDVFVDDRELIYMVDRNCGLDILEYDV